One Danio rerio strain Tuebingen ecotype United States chromosome 22, GRCz12tu, whole genome shotgun sequence genomic window carries:
- the si:dkey-169i5.4 gene encoding uncharacterized protein isoform X3 encodes MAREKILVLFQLMLLSTEMSLQESIVGFIGDSVVLECSSGQPELTVQDITVRWRHNNLNVYDIINGQVSVEGQNQAYKNRADTFPDEYKNGNFSLKLNNLQHSDKGSYTCYIINESKYKSVNLIVEEKQKKTSHGTKPRPDLTLIIFAMCIGIFFLVTNSATGFFVPVPSPGK; translated from the exons atGGCCag ggaAAAAATATTGGTCTTATTCCAGCTGATGTTGCTGTCGACTGAAA TGTCTCTGCAGGAGAGCATTGTGGGTTTTATTGGTGACTCAGTTGTTTTGGAATGCTCTTCTGGACAACCTGAGCTCACAGTTCAAGACATCACAGTGCGCTGGAGACACAATAATCTGAACGTGTACGACATTATTAATGGACAAGTTTCAGTAGAGGGACAAAATCAAGCATATAAGAACAGAGCTGATACCTTCCCTGATGAATATAAGAATGGAAACTTCTCGCTCAAACTCAACAATCTTCAACACAGTGATAAAGGAAGTTACACGTGCtatattataaatgaatcaaaataTAAGAGTGTCAATCTTATTGTCGAAG aaaaacaaaagaaaacgaGCCACGGAACAAAACCAAGACCAGATTTGACCTTAATCATTTTTGCTATGTGTATTggaattttttttcttgtgacT AACTCAGCCACAGGTTTTTTTGTGCCGGTCCCGAGCCCGGGTAAATGA
- the si:dkey-169i5.4 gene encoding uncharacterized protein isoform X5, which translates to MAREKILVLFQLMLLSTEMSLQESIVGFIGDSVVLECSSGQPELTVQDITVRWRHNNLNVYDIINGQVSVEGQNQAYKNRADTFPDEYKNGNFSLKLNNLQHSDKGSYTCYIINESKYKSVNLIVEELSHRFFCAGPEPG; encoded by the exons atGGCCag ggaAAAAATATTGGTCTTATTCCAGCTGATGTTGCTGTCGACTGAAA TGTCTCTGCAGGAGAGCATTGTGGGTTTTATTGGTGACTCAGTTGTTTTGGAATGCTCTTCTGGACAACCTGAGCTCACAGTTCAAGACATCACAGTGCGCTGGAGACACAATAATCTGAACGTGTACGACATTATTAATGGACAAGTTTCAGTAGAGGGACAAAATCAAGCATATAAGAACAGAGCTGATACCTTCCCTGATGAATATAAGAATGGAAACTTCTCGCTCAAACTCAACAATCTTCAACACAGTGATAAAGGAAGTTACACGTGCtatattataaatgaatcaaaataTAAGAGTGTCAATCTTATTGTCGAAG AACTCAGCCACAGGTTTTTTTGTGCCGGTCCCGAGCCCGGGTAA
- the si:dkey-169i5.4 gene encoding uncharacterized protein isoform X2 gives MLGKSREKILVLFQLMLLSTEMSLQESIVGFIGDSVVLECSSGQPELTVQDITVRWRHNNLNVYDIINGQVSVEGQNQAYKNRADTFPDEYKNGNFSLKLNNLQHSDKGSYTCYIINESKYKSVNLIVEEKQKKTSHGTKPRPDLTLIIFAMCIGIFFLVTNSATGFFVPVPSPGK, from the exons ATGTTGGGAAAATCCAG ggaAAAAATATTGGTCTTATTCCAGCTGATGTTGCTGTCGACTGAAA TGTCTCTGCAGGAGAGCATTGTGGGTTTTATTGGTGACTCAGTTGTTTTGGAATGCTCTTCTGGACAACCTGAGCTCACAGTTCAAGACATCACAGTGCGCTGGAGACACAATAATCTGAACGTGTACGACATTATTAATGGACAAGTTTCAGTAGAGGGACAAAATCAAGCATATAAGAACAGAGCTGATACCTTCCCTGATGAATATAAGAATGGAAACTTCTCGCTCAAACTCAACAATCTTCAACACAGTGATAAAGGAAGTTACACGTGCtatattataaatgaatcaaaataTAAGAGTGTCAATCTTATTGTCGAAG aaaaacaaaagaaaacgaGCCACGGAACAAAACCAAGACCAGATTTGACCTTAATCATTTTTGCTATGTGTATTggaattttttttcttgtgacT AACTCAGCCACAGGTTTTTTTGTGCCGGTCCCGAGCCCGGGTAAATGA
- the si:dkey-169i5.4 gene encoding uncharacterized protein isoform X4, with protein MLGKSREKILVLFQLMLLSTEMSLQESIVGFIGDSVVLECSSGQPELTVQDITVRWRHNNLNVYDIINGQVSVEGQNQAYKNRADTFPDEYKNGNFSLKLNNLQHSDKGSYTCYIINESKYKSVNLIVEELSHRFFCAGPEPG; from the exons ATGTTGGGAAAATCCAG ggaAAAAATATTGGTCTTATTCCAGCTGATGTTGCTGTCGACTGAAA TGTCTCTGCAGGAGAGCATTGTGGGTTTTATTGGTGACTCAGTTGTTTTGGAATGCTCTTCTGGACAACCTGAGCTCACAGTTCAAGACATCACAGTGCGCTGGAGACACAATAATCTGAACGTGTACGACATTATTAATGGACAAGTTTCAGTAGAGGGACAAAATCAAGCATATAAGAACAGAGCTGATACCTTCCCTGATGAATATAAGAATGGAAACTTCTCGCTCAAACTCAACAATCTTCAACACAGTGATAAAGGAAGTTACACGTGCtatattataaatgaatcaaaataTAAGAGTGTCAATCTTATTGTCGAAG AACTCAGCCACAGGTTTTTTTGTGCCGGTCCCGAGCCCGGGTAA
- the si:dkey-169i5.4 gene encoding uncharacterized protein isoform X1, with the protein MYLGLSITFKVVNSRNNDLFQCKETMICVAKYYFKLFFFNREKILVLFQLMLLSTEMSLQESIVGFIGDSVVLECSSGQPELTVQDITVRWRHNNLNVYDIINGQVSVEGQNQAYKNRADTFPDEYKNGNFSLKLNNLQHSDKGSYTCYIINESKYKSVNLIVEEKQKKTSHGTKPRPDLTLIIFAMCIGIFFLVTNSATGFFVPVPSPGK; encoded by the exons ATGTATTTAGGATTGAGCATTACTTTTAAAGTGGTAAATTCCCGTAACAATGACTTGTTTCAGTGTAAGGAGACTATGATATGTGTTGCCaaatattactttaaactttttttttttaacagggaAAAAATATTGGTCTTATTCCAGCTGATGTTGCTGTCGACTGAAA TGTCTCTGCAGGAGAGCATTGTGGGTTTTATTGGTGACTCAGTTGTTTTGGAATGCTCTTCTGGACAACCTGAGCTCACAGTTCAAGACATCACAGTGCGCTGGAGACACAATAATCTGAACGTGTACGACATTATTAATGGACAAGTTTCAGTAGAGGGACAAAATCAAGCATATAAGAACAGAGCTGATACCTTCCCTGATGAATATAAGAATGGAAACTTCTCGCTCAAACTCAACAATCTTCAACACAGTGATAAAGGAAGTTACACGTGCtatattataaatgaatcaaaataTAAGAGTGTCAATCTTATTGTCGAAG aaaaacaaaagaaaacgaGCCACGGAACAAAACCAAGACCAGATTTGACCTTAATCATTTTTGCTATGTGTATTggaattttttttcttgtgacT AACTCAGCCACAGGTTTTTTTGTGCCGGTCCCGAGCCCGGGTAAATGA
- the si:dkey-169i5.4 gene encoding uncharacterized protein LOC796658: MLLSTEMSLQESIVGFIGDSVVLECSSGQPELTVQDITVRWRHNNLNVYDIINGQVSVEGQNQAYKNRADTFPDEYKNGNFSLKLNNLQHSDKGSYTCYIINESKYKSVNLIVEEKQKKTSHGTKPRPDLTLIIFAMCIGIFFLVTNSATGFFVPVPSPGK, from the exons ATGTTGCTGTCGACTGAAA TGTCTCTGCAGGAGAGCATTGTGGGTTTTATTGGTGACTCAGTTGTTTTGGAATGCTCTTCTGGACAACCTGAGCTCACAGTTCAAGACATCACAGTGCGCTGGAGACACAATAATCTGAACGTGTACGACATTATTAATGGACAAGTTTCAGTAGAGGGACAAAATCAAGCATATAAGAACAGAGCTGATACCTTCCCTGATGAATATAAGAATGGAAACTTCTCGCTCAAACTCAACAATCTTCAACACAGTGATAAAGGAAGTTACACGTGCtatattataaatgaatcaaaataTAAGAGTGTCAATCTTATTGTCGAAG aaaaacaaaagaaaacgaGCCACGGAACAAAACCAAGACCAGATTTGACCTTAATCATTTTTGCTATGTGTATTggaattttttttcttgtgacT AACTCAGCCACAGGTTTTTTTGTGCCGGTCCCGAGCCCGGGTAAATGA